A genomic window from Chaetodon auriga isolate fChaAug3 chromosome 13, fChaAug3.hap1, whole genome shotgun sequence includes:
- the trpm2 gene encoding transient receptor potential cation channel subfamily M member 2, with translation MEEAAEVKSRLFYALAISAARPTKDLPVSPSFQRLAFASWVRENIRKKECYFFDKGASDDVCKCDYSKTDHVDEAIKPEDFAGESWDKHRHIHEVPTDAFGDISFGGLGQKTGKYARVSTDTSPEILYRLLTEQWKLSPPNLLISVTGGAKNFYLKARLKNMFHRGLIKVAQTTGAWIITGGTHTGVMKHVGQAVRDYALSNSAQGQIVAIGVATWSIIHNRDALIHPEGCFPAHYVLDINGQGKLSCLDNNHTHFLLVDDGTHGHYGVEIELRTRLEKYISGKRLGSKESSVTIPVVCVVLDGGTGTLNTIYNAMLNGTPCVILEGSGRIADVIAQVAGLPVSRVTIALIQQLMKKFFGQEYENFFARDIIEWTKKIQDIIRMSHLLTVFRVSEDNHRDVDVAILQALLKASRTSESLGIDSWKRQLELAIAWNRADIAETEIFTEESQWKSSDLHWAMSSALVGNKPQFVSLLLENGVSLREFLQGEETLCNLYKQLPSCFFLRKLAKRVHSSHRNRRLAIGTRARARSGETISMTHVSDEVRHLLGSFTKPLYSPTPTRNHEEDSSASLSNYEADSHTALREDAAEAQRDLGRDLFLWAIVQNNKELSEIAWEQCRDCMSAALAASKILKKMAEEGSDADEAEQMQELANHYEKHAIGVFCECYKSDEERAKKLLVRASPFWGRTTCLRLALEADDKIFVAQSGVQALLTQIWCGELSVYNPVWRVLVCMVFFPLIYTGFLVFRRDEVIQRETEKKEEIKTVEKVTGSTLRTNSHSLSCTNLRPPKPLASWSRVSSLYSSPQVKFYWNIVSYFAFLFLFAVVLMIDFQNTPSPLELLLYVWLLTLVCEEVRQLFHDPDGFGFRKKARRYINERWNILDVLSIVLFVIGLAFRLTTKLFYAGKVLLCIDFVVFCLRLMAIFTISRTLGPKIIIVRRMMMDMFFFMFLLSIWVVAYGVAKQGILIDNDNRLDWIARGAVYEPYRIIFGDFPINIDYAAFDIGSCTMNGTDPLKPKCPVLNENQTPAFPEWLTIVMLCIYLLFANILLLNLLIAIFNFTFEEVQENTDRIWKFQRYELIKEYHSRPAAPPPFIILSHLYIFIRSMVLRRSPIISNEFKNKLTENEEEELLSWEALMKDRYLLSTQQQQSQSMERRILDTAQKVTTINDRLEREEEMSSDAVVKRLARLEEQVVQSAKALQWIMDSLKSHGFAAREAPSLTLTLDESPDMYASTSEKEDRFHVNARQFHYANSKVTRFPVPEEKVPWEVSFSSYMPNYYASEDTKDHVDGSKSEALDNYRNPGGRTGISGRGALSHLGPNLNVDLVLTRWKDSKKSILEYLEVCCERKGTVALPSGPVQSTNHLPETLKGIMGEKLYKKLNEKVSGGRKVFEGYVDDCRNTDNAWVETTVLNIHLAEKSQVIDDINNMVMRGHSGLQWQEVSGKTRLDSNQREYLRQVAEFHSTKF, from the exons atggaggaagctgcagaggtGAAGTCGCGGCTGTTTTACGCTCTAGCCATCAGCGCAGCCAGACCCACTAAGGACCTGCCTGTCTCCCCTTCCTTCCAGCGCCTCGCCTTCGCCTCCTGGGTCAGGGAGAACATCCGCAAGAAGGAATGCTACTTCTTTGACAAAGGTGCCAG CGATGATGTATGCAAGTGTGACTACTCAAAGACCGATCATGTGGATGAAGCCATCAAGCCAGAGGACTTCGCCGGCGAGTCGtgggacaaacacagacatatcCACGAAGTGCCCACTGATGCTTTCGGAGACATCAGCTTTGGTGGTTTGGGACAAAAGACGGGCAAG TATGCACGAGTGTCCACGGACACCAGCCCTGAAATCCTGTACCGATTATTGACTGAACAGTGGAAACTTTCCCCTCCAAACCTTCTGATCTCAGTGACCGGAGGAGCCAAGAACTTCTATCTGAAGGCTCGTCTCAAGAACATGTTCCACAGAGGTCTCATTAAAGTGGCCCAGACGACAG GTGCATGGATCATCACCGGTGGTACACATACTGGTGTGATGAAGCATGTAGGGCAGGCTGTGAGGGACTACGCCCTGAGCAACTCTGCGCAGGGCCAGATCGTGGCTATTGGAGTCGCAACATGGAGCATAATTCACAACAGGGATGCTCTGATTCATCCGGAG GGTTGTTTCCCAGCCCACTATGTGCTGGACATCAATGGCCAGGGCAAGCTGTCCTGCCTTGATAACAACCACACCCACTTCCTGCTGGTGGATGATGGGACCCACGGACACTATGGTGTGGAAATTGAACTGCGTACCCGCCTGGAGAAATACATCTCTGGAAAGCGGCTTGGAAGCAAAG AGAGCAGCGTGACCAtccctgttgtgtgtgtggttttggaTGGAGGAACAGGCACTCTGAAT acCATCTATAATGCCATGCTGAACGGCACACCGTGTGTGATCTTGGAGGGCTCTGGCAGAATAGCAGATGTGATCGCCCAAGTGGCAGGACTGCCAGTGAGCCGGGTCACCATCGCCCTCATCCAGCAGTTAATGAAAAAGTTCTTTGGCCAAGAGTATGAAAACTTCTTCGCCCGCGACATCATAGAATGGACCAAGAAG ATTCAGGACATCATCAGGATGTCTCACTTGCTGACGGTGTTCAGAGTCAGCGAGGACAATCACAGGGATGTGGACGTGGCTATTCTTCAAGCACTTCTCAAAG cctcGAGGACCAGCGAGTCACTGGGAATCGACAGCTGGAAGAGGCAGCTGGAGCTGGCTATAGCCTGGAACCGAGCGGACATAGCTGAGACGGAGATTTTCACTGAGGAGAGCCAGTGGAAG TCCAGTGACCTCCACTGGGCCATGTCCTCAGCTCTGGTGGGCAACAAGCCTCAGTTTGTgagtctgctgctggagaacgGCGTGAGTCTGAGGGAGTTCCTGCAGGGTGAGGAAACTCTGTGCAATCTCTACAAACAGCTGCCCAGCTGCTTCTTCCTCCGCAAGCTGGCCAAGCGGGTCCATAGCTCTCACCGCAACAGGAGGCTGGCGATCGGCACCAGGGCTCGAGCTCGCTCGGGCGAAACGATCTCCATGACTCACGTGTCTGACGAGGTGCGCCACCTGCTGGGCAGTTTCACCAAGCCCCTCTACTCTCCAACCCCCACCAGAAACCACGAGGAGGATTCATCCGCATCG CTGTCTAATTATGAGGCAGATTCTCACACTGCACTCAGGGAGGATGCCGCTGAAGCTCAGAGGGACCTTGGCAGAGACCTTTTCCTTTGGGCCATCGTCCAGAACAATAAGGAGCTGTCTGAAATCGCCTGGGAGCAG TGTAGAGACTGCATGTCCGCCGCCCTGGCCGCCAGTAAGATCCtgaagaaaatggcagaggaaGGAAGTGATGCAGACGAGGCGGAGCAAATGCAAGAGCTCGCCAATCATTATGAAAAACACGCCATTG gtgtgttttgtgagtGCTACAAGAGTGATGAAGAGCGGGCTAAGAAGTTGTTGGTTCGTGCTTCGCCGTTTTGGGGAAGGACGACTTGCCTGAGGCTGGCACTGGAGGCTGATGACAAAATTTTTGTCGCTCAGTCAGGTGTTCAG GCTCTTCTGACGCAGATCTGGTGTGGCGAGCTTTCGGTGTACAACCCTGTGTGGAGAGTTCTGGTCTGCATGGTTTTCTTCCCACTTATCTACACTGGCTTTCTGGTTTTCAG ACGTGACGAAGTCATCCAGAGAGAAActgagaagaaggaggagatcAAGACGGTGGAGAAAGTGACAGGAAGTACACTTCGAACAAATTCCCATAGCCT GAGCTGCACCAACCTGAGGCCCCCGAAGCCTCTGGCCAGCTGGAGCAGAGTGTCCTCCCTGTACAGCTCCCCGCAGGTCAAGTTCTACTGGAATATCGTGTCTTACTTcgccttcctcttcctgtttgcgGTCGTGCTAATGATCGACTTCCAGAACACACCATCTCctttggagctgctgctgtacgtCTGGCTGTTGACTCTGGTGTGCGAGGAggtcagacag CTGTTTCATGATCCTGATGGCTTTGGGTTTCGTAAGAAAGCCAGAAGGTACATCAACGAACGGTGGAATATATTAGATGTTCTGTCCATCGTCCTCTTTGTTATCGGCCTTGCATTTAG GCTGACGACTAAGCTCTTCTATGCGGGTAAAGTCCTCCTCTGCATCGATTTTGTGGTCTTCTGCCTCCGTCTCATGGCCATCTTCACTATCAGTAGAACCCTGGGGCCCAAAATCATCATCGTCAGGAGGATG ATGATGGACatgttcttcttcatgttccTGCTCAGTATCTGGGTGGTGGCGTACGGTGTGGCCAAACAAGGCATCCTCATCGACAATGACAATCGGCTGGACTGGATTGCCCGCGGTGCAGTTTATGAGCCGTACCGCATCATATTTGGGGATTTTCCCATAAATATTGATT ATGCTGCATTTGACATTGGGTCCTGCACCATGAACGGCACTGACCCCCTGAAGCCCAAGTGTCCTGTGCTGAATGAAAACCAAACCCCAGCCTTCCCCGAGTGGCTCACCATCGTCATGCTTTGTATTTACTTGCTCTTTGCCAACATACTGCTGCTCAACCTGCTCATAGCGATCTTCAA CTTTACATTCGAGGAAGTCCAGGAGAACACGGACAGAATATGGAAGTTTCAAAGATACGAGCTGATTAAGGAGTACCACAGCCGCCCCGCTGCGCCCCCTCCTTTCATCATCCTCAGCCATCTTTACATCTTCATCAGGAGCATGGTGCTGCGCAGGTCGCCCATCATAAGCAATGAGTTCA AGAACAAGCTTACTgagaatgaggaagaggagctgttGTCCTGGGAGGCCTTGATGAAGGACAGGTATCTGCTGTccacgcagcagcagcagagtcagagcaTGGAGCGACGCATCCTGGACACGGCCCAAAA GGTTACGACCATAAATGATCGgctggagagggaagaggagatgagCTCTGATGCTGTGGTGAAAAGACTGGCCCGACTGGAGGAGCAG GTTGTCCAGTCAGCCAAAGCCCTGCAGTGGATTATGGACAGTCTGAAATCTCATGGTTTTGCAGCAAGAGAAGCACCATCACTGA CATTAACTTTAGATGAGTCCCCTGACATGTATGCCAGTACATCAGAGAAAGAGGACAGGTTCCACGTGAACGCCCGTCAGTTCCACTACGCAAACAGCAAAGTCACTCGCTTCCCTGTGCCTGAGGAGAAGGTGCCATGGGAG GTCAGCTTCAGCTCATATATGCCAAACTATTACGCCTCTGAAGACACTAAGGACCATGTGGACGG ATCAAAATCAGAGGCCTTAGATAATTACAG AAACCCAGGAGGGAGGACGGGCATCAGTGGACGAGGTGCACTAAGCCACCTGGGTCCAAATCTGAACGTAGATCTTGTGCTGACACG GTGGAAAGACAGCAAGAAGTCTATTTTGGAGTACCTGGAGGTTTGTTGTGAGAGGAAGGGAACCGTGGCTTTGCCTTCG GGACCCGTCCAATCTACCAACCACTTGCCAGAGACTCTAAAGGGAATCATGGGAGAGAAACTGtataaaaaactaaatgaaaaagtATCAGGAGGAAGAAAG GTGTTCGAGGGTTATGTGGACGACTGCAGGAACACAGATAACGCCTGGGTGGAAACCACCGTCCTGAACATTCACCTGGCCGAAAAAAGCCAGGTGATAGACGATATCAACAACATG GTGATGAGGGGCCACAGCGGCCTTCAGTGGCAGGAGGTGAGCGGCAAAACCAGACTTGACTCAAACCAAAGAGAGTATCTGCGGCAGGTTGCAGAGTTCCACAGCACGAAGTTCTGA